A region of Diadema setosum chromosome 15, eeDiaSeto1, whole genome shotgun sequence DNA encodes the following proteins:
- the LOC140238918 gene encoding adaptin ear-binding coat-associated protein 1-like: MADYERVICVKPEVHVFRIPPRTTNRGYRAADWKLDAPDWTGRLRIVTKGNNVFIKLEDKAGELFAQAPIESYPGIEVEAVLDSSRYFVIRIQDDSGRKAFIGIGFQDRGDSFDFNVALQDHFKLLKQQKELEKEEQDAAKNPGPKLDLGFKEGQTITINIGNKPVKSRPKPSGGGVGGTPVLLPPPPGAAAGAGARVPVIPPPSRAAAQPSQPVQPQSSNNVPAGFGASQGQQQGANLLGGFSAPPPAAQQQQRTNTAGSEWGEFTSAQQSADGGGWVQF, from the exons ATGGCAGACTACGAACGAGTCATATGTGTGAAACCTGAAGTTCATGTGTTTCGGATTCCACCGAGAACAACAAATAGAGGATATAG AGCAGCAGACTGGAAGTTAGATGCTCCAGACTGGACAGGAAGGCTGCGGATCGTGACAAAAGGAAACAATGTGTTTATCAAACTTGAAGACAAAGCAG GGGAGTTGTTCGCTCAAGCTCCCATTGAGTCATATCCTGGAATTGAGGTGGAAGCAGTTCTGGACTCAAGCCGATACTTTGTGATTAGAATACAAGATGATTCTG GTCGCAAAGCTTTCATCGGTATTGGTTTCCAAGATCGCGGGGATTCCTTTGACTTCAATGTAGCCCTTCAAGACCATTTCAA ATTACTGAAACAGCAGAAAGAGTTAGAGAAAGAAGAGCAGGATGCTGCCAAAAACCCAGGACCAAAGCTGGATCTTGGCTTCAAAGAAGGTCAAACCATCACAATCAACATTGGA AACAAGCCTGTCAAATCAAGACCAAAGCCATCTGGGGGTGGAGTTGGAGGCACACCTGTCTTACTACCACCACCCCCAGGGGCAGCGGCAGGGGCAGGGGCAAGGGTACCAGTCATTCCTCCTCCCAGCAGAGCAGCAGCCCAACCATCACAACCAGTACAGCCTCAGTCCAGTAATAACGTACCAG CAGGATTCGGTGCTTCCCAGGGCCAGCAGCAAGGAGCAAATTTATTAGGTGGCTTCAGCGCCCCACCCCCAGCTGCCCAGCAGCAACAACGCACAAACACAGCCGGATCAGAGTGGGGCGAGTTCACAAGCGCACAGCA GTCTGCAGATGGTGGTGGATGGGTCCAGTTCTAA